The Acidobacteriota bacterium genome includes a region encoding these proteins:
- the clpB gene encoding ATP-dependent chaperone ClpB yields the protein MRLDKLTFKAQEALQSAERKAESLGSAELAPEHLLDALIGQEDGLVAPLLQKLGVSADSIRKELEGHFSTLPRVQGTQPALSPKMEALMREAAAEADQFKDEYVSTEHLLLALAAGDGFAGKILRSRGAGKADLLKVLASIRGSQRVTDPNAEDKYQALKRYARDLTELARRGKMDPVIGRDDEIRRVVQVLSRRTKNNPVLIGEPGVGKTAIVEGLAQRIVAGDVPETLRKKRMVALDLGGMLAGAKYRGEFEDRLKAVLREIEEAAGSVVLFIDELHTLVGAGSAEGAIDASNMLKPALARGELRCIGATTLNEYKKYIEKDAALERRFQPVYVGEPSVEDTLAILRGIKEKYEVHHGVRITDSALVAAASLSQRYIADRFLPDKAVDLVDEAASRLRIEIDSMPVEIDEVERRITQLEIERQALAKETDRSSRERLDALTAELAQLREKSSGMKLHWHRERDIIGSIRSIKEKIEGVRAEEQNAERAGDLGRAAELRYGTLVQLQSRLEEENAKLAELQSERKFLKEEVDEEDIAEVVAKWTGIPVSRMLEGEIQKLVHMEDRLRERVLGQDPALEAVSNAIRRARAGLQDARRPMGSFIFLGPTGVGKTELGRALAEFLFDDERAMVRIDMSEYMEKHSVARLIGAPPGYVGYEEGGYLTESIRRRPYAVILFDEIEKAHPDVFNILLQILDDGRLTDGKGRTVDFKNTVIIMTSNIGSHAISEAEGDLDASTPQLLEALRSTFRPEFLNRIDDIIVFRRLDRELIRGIVGLQIAQLGRLLEQKDLTLTVTPEAIGELAREGYDPVYGARPLKRLIQKKIQDRLALMLLEGEIVPGDAVRLDVDAASGELVFGK from the coding sequence ATGCGGCTGGACAAATTGACTTTCAAGGCACAGGAAGCGTTGCAGTCGGCCGAGCGGAAGGCGGAGTCGCTCGGCAGCGCCGAGCTCGCGCCGGAACATCTCCTGGATGCGCTGATCGGGCAGGAAGACGGGCTGGTGGCGCCGCTTTTGCAGAAGCTGGGGGTGTCCGCCGACTCCATCCGGAAGGAACTCGAGGGGCACTTCTCCACCCTCCCCAGGGTGCAGGGCACCCAACCCGCCCTCTCCCCCAAGATGGAGGCGCTGATGCGGGAGGCGGCCGCGGAGGCCGACCAGTTCAAGGACGAGTACGTCTCGACCGAGCACCTCCTGCTGGCCCTGGCGGCGGGAGACGGGTTCGCCGGGAAAATCCTGAGGTCGCGGGGGGCGGGAAAGGCCGACCTGCTCAAGGTGCTGGCCTCCATCCGCGGCAGCCAGCGGGTGACCGATCCCAACGCGGAGGACAAATACCAGGCCCTCAAGCGCTACGCGCGCGACCTGACCGAACTCGCGCGCCGGGGAAAGATGGATCCCGTGATCGGGCGGGACGACGAGATCCGCCGCGTGGTCCAGGTCCTGTCGCGCCGCACGAAAAACAACCCCGTGCTGATCGGGGAGCCCGGCGTGGGCAAGACGGCCATCGTGGAGGGGCTGGCCCAGCGGATCGTCGCGGGGGACGTCCCGGAAACCCTCAGGAAAAAGCGGATGGTGGCCCTCGACCTCGGGGGGATGCTGGCCGGCGCCAAGTACCGGGGCGAATTCGAGGACCGGCTCAAAGCGGTCCTGCGCGAAATCGAGGAAGCGGCCGGGAGCGTGGTCCTCTTCATCGACGAGCTCCACACCCTGGTGGGCGCGGGTTCGGCCGAAGGGGCGATCGACGCCTCCAACATGCTCAAGCCCGCCCTGGCCCGGGGGGAGCTGCGCTGCATCGGCGCCACCACCCTCAACGAGTACAAGAAGTACATCGAGAAGGACGCGGCGCTCGAGCGCAGGTTCCAGCCCGTCTACGTGGGAGAGCCCTCGGTCGAGGACACCCTCGCCATCCTCCGGGGGATCAAGGAAAAGTACGAGGTGCACCACGGGGTCCGGATCACCGACTCCGCGCTGGTGGCCGCCGCGTCGCTGTCGCAGCGCTACATCGCCGACCGCTTCCTCCCCGACAAGGCGGTGGACCTGGTCGACGAGGCGGCCTCGCGCCTGCGGATCGAGATCGACAGCATGCCGGTCGAGATCGACGAGGTGGAGCGCCGCATCACCCAGCTCGAAATCGAACGCCAGGCCCTTGCGAAGGAAACCGACAGGTCGTCGCGCGAGCGGCTGGACGCCCTGACCGCCGAACTCGCCCAGCTGCGGGAAAAGAGCTCGGGGATGAAGCTGCACTGGCACCGGGAACGCGACATCATCGGCTCGATCCGCTCGATCAAGGAGAAGATCGAGGGGGTCAGGGCGGAGGAGCAGAACGCCGAAAGGGCGGGGGACCTCGGGCGCGCGGCCGAGCTGCGCTACGGGACGCTGGTCCAGCTCCAGTCGCGGCTGGAGGAGGAAAACGCCAAGCTGGCCGAACTCCAGTCGGAAAGGAAGTTCCTGAAGGAGGAGGTGGACGAGGAGGATATCGCCGAGGTGGTAGCCAAGTGGACGGGGATCCCCGTCAGCCGGATGCTGGAAGGGGAAATCCAGAAACTGGTCCACATGGAGGACCGGTTGCGGGAGCGGGTCCTCGGGCAGGACCCGGCGCTCGAGGCGGTGTCCAACGCCATCCGCCGGGCGAGGGCGGGACTGCAGGACGCCCGGCGTCCCATGGGGTCCTTCATCTTTCTCGGCCCCACGGGGGTGGGGAAAACCGAGCTCGGGCGCGCGCTCGCCGAGTTTCTCTTCGACGACGAGCGGGCCATGGTCCGCATCGACATGTCGGAATACATGGAAAAGCACTCGGTGGCCCGGTTGATCGGCGCCCCCCCGGGGTACGTGGGATACGAAGAGGGGGGCTACCTGACCGAATCGATCCGCCGCAGGCCCTACGCGGTGATCCTGTTCGACGAGATCGAGAAGGCCCACCCGGACGTGTTCAACATCCTCCTGCAGATCCTGGACGACGGGAGGCTGACGGACGGCAAGGGGAGGACGGTGGATTTCAAGAACACCGTCATCATCATGACCTCCAACATCGGGAGCCACGCGATCAGCGAGGCCGAAGGGGACCTGGACGCCTCGACGCCGCAGCTGCTCGAGGCGCTGAGGAGCACGTTCCGGCCCGAGTTCCTCAACCGGATCGACGACATCATCGTGTTCCGCCGCCTCGACCGGGAGCTGATCCGCGGGATCGTCGGGCTGCAGATCGCGCAGTTGGGCCGGCTGCTCGAGCAGAAGGACCTCACCCTGACGGTGACCCCGGAGGCGATCGGGGAGCTGGCGCGCGAGGGGTACGACCCGGTGTACGGTGCCCGGCCGCTCAAGCGCCTGATCCAGAAAAAAATCCAGGACCGCCTGGCGCTGATGCTGCTGGAGGGAGAAATCGTCCCGGGGGACGCCGTGCGGCTCGATGTCGACGCGGCCTCGGGCGAACTGGTCTTCGGTAAATGA
- the ileS gene encoding isoleucine--tRNA ligase, with protein MKANLPLREPEMIRHWDETDVYGKIRKARAGSPGFVLHDGPPYANGAIHMGHAFNKILKDIIVKSRTMMGFDAPYVPGWDCHGLPIEIKVEEQLGRRKEGLDRLAIRRECRRYAETFIDIQRQGFKRLEVFGEWDDPYLTMSHRYEAEIARAFGRCVDKGLVYKGLKPVHWCPSCQTALAEAEVEYEDHTSPSVYVAFPVESDLSDLDPALGGRDWAVVIWTTTPWTLPANLAIAFHPEYDYSAVRAGERGYIVATELLGAVAAKCGWGEPLEVARFKGKVLDRRRARHPFIDRESLLVLADYVTLDAGTGCVHTAPGHGSDDYVTGRNYRLETLCPVDDRGCFLQGVEHFGGRPVFEANRAIVEFMRGTGSLLHGEDFQHSYPHCWRCHQPIIFRATPQWFIAMDGGGLRDAALAAIGGVRWIPSWGEERIRNMVGERPDWCISRQRAWGVPIIAFYCRGCGEVLLDGKVVDHVAGLFDREGADAWYAHAPEELLPAGTACPRCGGRDFRREFDILDVWFDSGSSHLATLGARPDMPWPSDLYIEGGDQYRGWFQSSLLIAVALRGRAPYRAAITHGWTLDEKGRTMSKSKGIGVDPNDLVKERGAEIVRLLVSSVNYVEDVRIFDELLDRLGDSYRKIRNTCRFMLGNLGNQPDPAHPRFDPETDSVPFDRMLEIDRWALVCTGRLVRRCLRGYEEYQLHQVYGALYHFCTVDMSAFYLDILKDRLYTAPTHSAERRSAQTALWRILDAFTRLIAPILSFTSEEVYAAMHEGLPPAARAESVHLTLFPEIEEREGEEALLGEWDRLRAVRESVLKALEEARQGGLIGNALEAAVVIGAAGDTAALLERHRGELPALFIVSQVEFAADEAAGDGVRIEIRKAEGNKCERCWNYSKTVGADPAFPALCGRCVPAVVEMTRCR; from the coding sequence ATGAAAGCGAACCTTCCCCTGCGGGAACCGGAAATGATCCGGCACTGGGACGAGACGGACGTCTACGGGAAGATCCGCAAGGCCCGCGCCGGCTCCCCCGGGTTCGTCCTCCATGACGGGCCCCCCTATGCCAACGGGGCCATCCACATGGGGCACGCGTTCAACAAGATCCTCAAGGACATCATCGTCAAGTCGCGGACGATGATGGGGTTCGACGCCCCCTACGTCCCCGGCTGGGACTGCCACGGGCTGCCGATCGAGATCAAGGTGGAGGAGCAGCTGGGGCGGCGCAAGGAAGGGCTCGACCGGCTGGCGATCCGCAGGGAGTGCCGCAGGTACGCGGAGACATTCATCGACATCCAGCGGCAGGGGTTCAAGCGGCTGGAGGTGTTCGGCGAGTGGGACGACCCCTACCTGACCATGAGCCACCGCTACGAGGCGGAGATCGCGCGGGCGTTCGGCCGCTGCGTCGACAAGGGGCTGGTCTACAAGGGACTGAAGCCGGTGCACTGGTGCCCCTCCTGCCAGACGGCCCTGGCGGAGGCGGAGGTGGAATACGAGGACCATACCAGCCCGTCGGTCTATGTCGCCTTCCCGGTGGAGTCGGACCTGTCCGACCTGGACCCCGCCCTCGGCGGCAGGGACTGGGCGGTGGTCATATGGACCACCACCCCCTGGACCCTCCCCGCAAACCTGGCCATCGCCTTCCACCCCGAGTACGACTACTCCGCGGTGAGGGCGGGGGAGCGGGGCTACATCGTTGCGACCGAACTGCTCGGGGCGGTCGCCGCGAAGTGCGGCTGGGGGGAGCCCCTGGAAGTGGCCCGCTTCAAGGGGAAGGTCCTGGACCGGCGCAGGGCGCGGCACCCCTTCATCGACCGCGAGTCGCTCCTGGTGCTGGCCGATTACGTGACGCTGGACGCCGGCACCGGCTGCGTGCATACCGCCCCGGGGCACGGGTCGGACGACTACGTCACCGGCAGGAACTACCGGCTGGAGACCCTCTGCCCGGTGGACGACCGCGGTTGTTTTCTCCAGGGCGTGGAGCATTTCGGCGGGCGGCCGGTCTTCGAGGCCAACCGCGCGATCGTCGAATTCATGCGCGGGACGGGATCGCTGCTCCATGGCGAGGATTTTCAGCATTCCTACCCCCACTGCTGGCGCTGCCACCAACCCATCATCTTCCGCGCCACGCCGCAGTGGTTCATCGCGATGGACGGGGGGGGGCTCCGGGACGCCGCGCTCGCAGCGATCGGGGGCGTGCGCTGGATCCCCTCGTGGGGGGAGGAGCGGATCCGCAACATGGTGGGGGAGCGGCCCGACTGGTGCATCTCGCGCCAGCGCGCCTGGGGGGTGCCCATCATCGCCTTCTACTGCCGGGGATGCGGCGAGGTCCTGCTCGACGGGAAGGTCGTCGATCATGTCGCCGGTCTCTTCGACCGCGAGGGGGCGGACGCCTGGTACGCGCACGCGCCCGAGGAGTTGCTCCCCGCGGGGACGGCGTGCCCCCGCTGCGGCGGCCGCGATTTCCGCCGGGAATTCGACATCCTGGACGTCTGGTTCGACTCCGGCAGCAGCCACCTGGCCACGCTCGGCGCGCGCCCCGACATGCCCTGGCCCTCGGATCTCTACATCGAGGGGGGGGACCAGTACCGCGGGTGGTTCCAGAGTTCGCTCCTGATCGCCGTGGCGCTCAGGGGCCGGGCGCCCTACCGCGCGGCCATCACCCACGGGTGGACGCTCGACGAGAAGGGGCGGACGATGTCCAAGTCGAAGGGGATCGGGGTCGACCCCAACGACCTGGTCAAGGAGCGCGGGGCGGAGATCGTGCGCCTGCTGGTCAGTTCGGTCAACTACGTGGAGGACGTGCGCATTTTCGACGAGCTGCTCGACCGGCTGGGGGACTCCTACCGGAAGATCCGCAACACCTGCCGCTTCATGCTGGGCAACCTCGGCAACCAGCCCGATCCCGCGCACCCGCGTTTCGACCCCGAAACGGACAGCGTGCCCTTCGACCGCATGCTCGAAATCGACCGCTGGGCCCTGGTGTGCACCGGGCGGCTCGTCCGCAGGTGCCTCAGGGGCTACGAGGAGTACCAGCTCCACCAGGTCTACGGCGCCCTGTACCACTTCTGCACCGTGGACATGTCCGCCTTCTACCTCGACATCCTGAAGGACCGGCTCTACACGGCGCCCACCCATTCCGCGGAGCGCCGGTCGGCGCAGACGGCGCTGTGGCGCATCCTCGACGCCTTTACCCGCCTCATCGCCCCCATCCTCTCCTTCACGAGCGAGGAGGTCTACGCGGCGATGCACGAGGGGCTCCCCCCCGCGGCCCGCGCTGAATCGGTGCACCTGACCCTCTTCCCCGAAATCGAGGAGCGCGAGGGGGAGGAGGCGCTGCTGGGGGAGTGGGACCGCCTCCGCGCGGTCCGGGAATCGGTCCTGAAAGCGCTCGAGGAGGCGCGCCAGGGGGGCCTCATAGGGAATGCGCTCGAGGCCGCGGTGGTGATCGGGGCGGCCGGGGATACGGCCGCCCTGCTCGAGCGCCACCGCGGGGAGCTGCCCGCGCTCTTCATCGTTTCCCAGGTGGAATTCGCGGCGGACGAGGCCGCCGGGGACGGGGTGCGGATCGAGATCAGGAAGGCGGAAGGGAACAAGTGCGAGCGCTGCTGGAACTACTCGAAGACGGTGGGGGCCGATCCGGCCTTCCCCGCCCTCTGCGGCCGCTGCGTCCCCGCCGTCGTGGAGATGACGCGATGCCGGTAG
- the lspA gene encoding signal peptidase II: MKTRCCLIALGILGLDQLTKWLAVRELAGGRGVELIPGYLGLSYVENTGVAFGLFDGVASPWKPWILGGLALVAVAVILLYGLYAPKERRLLHLALAVTLGGVAGNLVDRVARGFVVDFVEFHIRQSFYWPNFNVADSAITVGVVLLLFDSLRNPAAGKPSGPPRGGER, encoded by the coding sequence ATGAAGACGAGATGCTGCCTGATCGCCCTGGGAATCCTGGGCCTCGACCAGCTGACCAAGTGGCTGGCCGTGAGGGAGTTGGCGGGGGGGCGGGGCGTGGAACTCATCCCCGGCTACCTCGGCCTCTCCTACGTCGAGAACACCGGCGTGGCCTTCGGGCTCTTCGACGGAGTGGCCTCGCCCTGGAAGCCCTGGATCCTGGGGGGGCTGGCGCTGGTGGCCGTCGCCGTGATCCTCCTTTACGGCCTTTACGCCCCGAAGGAACGGAGGCTGCTGCACCTGGCGCTGGCGGTGACCCTGGGGGGGGTCGCCGGCAACCTGGTCGACCGCGTGGCGCGGGGGTTCGTCGTCGATTTCGTCGAGTTCCACATCCGCCAGTCCTTCTACTGGCCGAATTTCAACGTCGCGGATTCCGCCATCACGGTCGGAGTCGTCCTGCTCCTTTTCGATTCCCTCAGGAACCCGGCCGCGGGGAAACCGTCCGGACCCCCGCGCGGAGGCGAGCGATGA
- the lolA gene encoding outer membrane lipoprotein chaperone LolA, translating to MTAGGCGAWTLGGRSLGALALIFAALGVVAAPAEDPAALLAGLEKRYAAVETAAGNFVQTYRAPGVEQTESGVFWLKRPGLMRWEYREPEEKLFVADGKESFLYVPSERQVTVQPLTPEDFEGTPLGLLLGAKHFSRGYEASADGGTPRLEGTVLLRLLPRRPDSGYDYLVLELDRDTSDIRRIVIREHIGNTSEFLFSDVSTNVRVPAGRFRFTPPRGVEVLRLGDNDRIE from the coding sequence ATGACGGCGGGAGGGTGCGGCGCGTGGACGCTCGGCGGGCGCTCCCTCGGGGCCCTCGCCCTGATTTTTGCCGCCCTGGGGGTGGTTGCGGCCCCCGCGGAGGATCCCGCCGCGCTCCTGGCCGGGCTCGAAAAGCGCTACGCGGCGGTGGAGACCGCCGCCGGGAATTTCGTGCAGACCTACCGGGCGCCCGGGGTGGAGCAGACCGAGTCGGGGGTTTTCTGGCTGAAACGGCCGGGGCTGATGAGGTGGGAATACCGGGAGCCGGAGGAGAAGCTGTTCGTGGCCGACGGGAAGGAGAGCTTCCTCTACGTCCCCTCCGAGCGCCAGGTCACCGTGCAGCCCCTCACGCCCGAAGATTTCGAGGGGACGCCGCTGGGACTGCTGCTGGGGGCGAAGCACTTCTCCCGCGGTTACGAGGCTTCGGCCGACGGGGGGACGCCGCGGCTCGAGGGCACGGTCCTGCTGCGCCTTCTGCCGCGGCGGCCCGATTCCGGCTACGACTACCTGGTGCTGGAACTGGACCGGGACACCTCGGATATCCGGAGGATCGTCATCAGGGAGCATATCGGGAACACCTCGGAGTTCCTCTTTTCAGACGTTTCCACGAATGTCCGCGTGCCGGCCGGCAGGTTCCGCTTCACCCCCCCGCGGGGGGTCGAGGTGCTGCGTCTCGGCGACAACGATCGGATCGAGTGA
- a CDS encoding inositol monophosphatase, with protein sequence MMMDDMETFVRVGTECALEAGKLLHERYRTGFAVANKGAIDLVTEVDLEAEERIVARLLGEFPDHSVLAEERHSRATPGPVCWVIDPLDGTTNYAHGYPDFSVSIALQIEGVVEWGAVYNPLREELFLARRGGGAFSNGARLAVSGVQSLDRSLLATGFPYDVRTSPRNNLADFCAFAVRCHGIRRSGSAALDLCHVAAGRLDGFWELHLNPWDCAAGYLAVREAGGRVTRYDGAEGGIRDGEVIASNGRIHAEMMEVLAAGRRKQEGV encoded by the coding sequence ATGATGATGGACGACATGGAGACGTTCGTACGGGTGGGGACCGAGTGCGCCCTGGAGGCGGGGAAACTGCTGCACGAACGGTACCGCACGGGGTTTGCCGTCGCCAACAAGGGGGCCATCGACCTGGTGACGGAGGTCGACCTGGAGGCCGAGGAGCGGATCGTCGCGCGCCTCCTCGGGGAGTTTCCGGATCACTCGGTCCTGGCGGAGGAGCGGCACAGCCGCGCGACTCCGGGGCCCGTCTGCTGGGTGATCGACCCGCTCGACGGCACCACCAATTACGCCCACGGCTACCCCGATTTCTCCGTCTCGATCGCGCTCCAGATCGAGGGGGTGGTGGAGTGGGGGGCCGTGTACAACCCGCTGCGGGAGGAGCTGTTCCTCGCTCGCCGTGGGGGCGGCGCCTTCTCGAACGGCGCCCGGCTCGCCGTTTCCGGCGTGCAGAGCCTGGACCGGAGCCTCCTGGCCACGGGTTTCCCCTACGACGTCCGGACCAGCCCCCGGAACAACCTCGCCGATTTCTGCGCTTTCGCCGTGCGCTGCCACGGGATCCGCCGAAGCGGTTCGGCCGCGCTCGATCTCTGCCACGTGGCCGCGGGGCGCCTGGACGGTTTCTGGGAACTCCATCTCAACCCCTGGGACTGCGCCGCCGGGTACCTGGCGGTCCGGGAGGCGGGGGGGCGGGTGACCCGGTACGACGGGGCCGAGGGGGGGATCCGGGACGGCGAGGTCATCGCCTCCAACGGCCGGATCCACGCGGAGATGATGGAGGTGCTGGCGGCGGGCCGGCGGAAACAGGAGGGGGTATGA
- a CDS encoding GatB/YqeY domain-containing protein, which yields MKLRDRISADLTAAMKAREAGRLGVLRMMKAAVKNREIERLRELEDPEVLEVLLSLVKQRRDSIEQFTRGGRPELAAKEAAEIGVIETYLPAAVGEGEMDETIEAVIAETGAASPRDMGKVMKGCMARFAGRPVDGARLSERVKARLGA from the coding sequence ATGAAACTGAGGGACAGGATCAGCGCGGATCTCACGGCCGCGATGAAAGCGAGGGAGGCGGGGCGGCTCGGCGTCCTCCGGATGATGAAGGCCGCGGTGAAGAACAGGGAAATCGAGCGCCTCCGCGAACTGGAGGACCCCGAGGTCCTGGAGGTGCTCCTTTCCCTGGTCAAGCAGCGCCGGGATTCGATCGAGCAGTTCACCCGGGGCGGCCGGCCGGAACTGGCGGCGAAGGAGGCGGCGGAGATCGGGGTGATCGAAACCTACCTCCCCGCGGCCGTCGGCGAAGGGGAGATGGACGAAACCATCGAAGCCGTCATCGCCGAAACGGGCGCCGCCTCCCCCAGGGACATGGGGAAGGTCATGAAGGGGTGCATGGCGCGTTTCGCCGGCCGTCCCGTCGACGGGGCCCGGCTCAGCGAGCGGGTGAAGGCCAGGCTCGGCGCCTGA
- the uvrC gene encoding excinuclease ABC subunit UvrC — protein MLRQKLDHLPAEPGVYIYRNDQGKILYVGKARSLRQRVRSYFQESRPHDPKTSRLVAEIADLETIITDSEVEALILESTLVRRHQPKYNIHLKDDKSFPYLKLTVQEPFPRIFITRRVRRDGALYFGPFLPAGNARRTVKLVNKYFRLRTCNLEIDGTLQRPCLDYQMQRCLGPCVAGLCSKEAYARAVDDVRLLLSGRSEELVRLLERRMETAADELRYEAAAAYRDWIAMVREMSERQKMALEGEEDRDFFGYHQEGTQVALEVFVQRGGRVVGRREFFWEDVISFDPGGFLSEALHQYYLQDSFIPGEILLPADVEDAEVLEDWLSGRRKGRVHIRSPRRGLKSEMLDLVMRNARMAFDTRFRILKPRGEELLEPLREALGLSALPRRIETFDISHVQGSDTVASMVLCCNGKMQRGGYRKFKIESVKGPDDFASMREVIHRHYGNVLEQDEGVLPYLVLVDGGRGQLSAAVSALAELGLENQAVAAIAKREEELFVKGREDAPVVLPPESPALHLIQLMRNEAHRFAVTYHRKRRELRDFDSELMDVPGIGEVRRKVLLRAFGSLERVKRAAFDELAPYVGPRAASRILEHFARK, from the coding sequence GTGCTGCGCCAGAAGCTCGATCATCTGCCGGCGGAACCCGGCGTTTATATCTACCGTAACGACCAGGGGAAGATCCTCTATGTCGGCAAGGCCCGGTCCCTGCGCCAGAGGGTGCGGTCCTATTTCCAGGAGAGCCGTCCCCACGACCCGAAAACGAGCCGCCTGGTGGCCGAAATCGCCGACCTGGAAACCATCATCACCGACAGCGAAGTCGAGGCCCTGATCCTCGAATCCACCCTGGTCCGGAGGCACCAGCCCAAGTACAACATCCACCTGAAGGACGACAAGAGCTTCCCGTACCTCAAGCTGACGGTCCAGGAACCCTTCCCCCGCATCTTCATCACCCGCCGGGTGCGCCGGGACGGGGCGCTCTATTTCGGCCCCTTTCTCCCCGCGGGGAACGCCCGGCGGACGGTGAAGCTGGTGAACAAGTATTTCCGCCTGCGCACCTGCAACCTGGAGATCGACGGCACCCTCCAGCGCCCCTGCCTGGATTACCAGATGCAGCGCTGCCTGGGCCCGTGCGTCGCGGGGCTCTGTTCGAAGGAGGCCTACGCGCGCGCGGTGGACGACGTCCGGCTGCTCCTTTCGGGCAGGTCGGAAGAACTCGTGCGCCTGCTCGAGCGCCGCATGGAAACGGCCGCCGATGAGCTGCGCTACGAAGCGGCGGCCGCGTACCGGGACTGGATCGCCATGGTGCGGGAGATGTCGGAGCGCCAGAAGATGGCGCTCGAGGGGGAGGAGGACCGCGACTTCTTCGGCTATCACCAGGAAGGGACGCAGGTGGCGCTCGAGGTCTTCGTCCAGCGCGGGGGAAGGGTGGTCGGGCGGCGGGAGTTTTTCTGGGAGGACGTGATCTCCTTCGACCCGGGGGGATTCCTCTCCGAGGCGCTGCACCAGTATTACCTGCAGGACAGCTTCATCCCCGGGGAAATCCTCCTCCCCGCGGACGTGGAGGACGCGGAGGTCCTCGAGGACTGGCTGTCGGGGCGCAGGAAGGGCCGGGTTCATATCCGGTCGCCGCGCCGGGGGCTCAAATCGGAAATGCTCGACCTCGTGATGCGCAACGCCCGGATGGCGTTCGATACCCGCTTCCGCATCCTGAAGCCCCGGGGGGAGGAGCTGCTCGAGCCGCTGCGGGAGGCCCTCGGCCTCTCCGCCCTCCCCAGGAGGATCGAGACCTTCGACATCTCCCACGTCCAGGGATCCGATACGGTCGCCAGCATGGTCCTCTGCTGCAACGGGAAGATGCAGCGCGGCGGCTACCGCAAATTCAAGATCGAGAGCGTGAAGGGGCCGGACGACTTCGCCTCCATGCGCGAGGTCATCCACCGGCACTACGGGAACGTGCTCGAGCAGGACGAGGGGGTGCTGCCCTATCTCGTGCTCGTCGACGGGGGGAGGGGGCAGCTCTCGGCGGCGGTTTCCGCCCTGGCCGAACTGGGGCTCGAAAACCAGGCGGTGGCCGCCATCGCCAAGAGGGAGGAGGAGCTTTTCGTCAAGGGGAGGGAGGACGCCCCCGTCGTGCTTCCCCCGGAATCCCCGGCCCTGCACCTGATCCAGCTGATGCGGAACGAGGCCCACCGCTTCGCCGTCACCTATCACCGCAAGCGGCGGGAGTTGCGTGATTTCGATTCCGAGCTGATGGATGTCCCCGGGATCGGGGAGGTCCGGCGCAAGGTGCTGCTGCGGGCTTTCGGGAGCCTGGAGCGGGTCAAGCGGGCGGCGTTCGACGAGCTGGCCCCCTACGTGGGCCCCCGGGCCGCCTCCCGGATCCTCGAGCATTTCGCCAGGAAATAA
- a CDS encoding NDP-sugar synthase — MIKAFILAGGKGARLRPLVLHVPKPIVPLANIPFLFFQIDHIKRADITEIILSLSYQPRKITDIFGDGMKYGVTMRYTHEDLPRGTAGAFKAAENLIDDTTIVLNGDVLTDIDLREVLACHKARGAEATIVTARVMNPVGYGLVEAAPDGRVIRFTEKPPEDEVTGDTINAGIYVLERSVLDRIPGEGTQSFERDIFPAMVQEGARVYACLTHGYWQDIGSPQKYLEASFGIISGRTKMPGYPQKACPPNNWKKQEVSIDAFSILDGKCVIKSGVAIENSVLGEGCRIEEGALIKDSVIWSGTRIMAHARIEKAVIGRLCHIGEGARLRPGTVLGDKSTVSDFSIV, encoded by the coding sequence GTGATCAAAGCATTCATCCTTGCCGGGGGAAAAGGGGCGCGGCTGCGTCCCCTGGTTCTGCATGTTCCCAAGCCCATCGTCCCCCTCGCCAACATCCCCTTTCTCTTTTTCCAGATCGACCACATCAAGCGCGCGGACATCACGGAGATCATCCTCAGCCTCTCCTACCAGCCCCGGAAGATCACCGACATCTTCGGCGACGGCATGAAGTACGGCGTCACCATGCGCTACACGCACGAAGACCTCCCCCGCGGCACGGCGGGCGCCTTCAAGGCGGCCGAGAACCTCATCGACGACACCACCATCGTCCTCAACGGAGACGTCCTGACCGACATCGACCTGAGGGAGGTCCTCGCCTGCCACAAGGCCCGGGGGGCCGAGGCCACCATCGTGACCGCCCGCGTGATGAACCCGGTGGGTTACGGGCTGGTGGAGGCGGCGCCGGACGGCAGGGTGATCCGTTTCACCGAGAAGCCGCCGGAGGACGAGGTGACGGGGGACACGATCAACGCCGGGATCTACGTCCTGGAGCGCTCGGTCCTCGACCGGATACCGGGCGAGGGGACGCAGAGTTTCGAGCGGGACATCTTCCCGGCCATGGTACAGGAGGGGGCGCGGGTCTACGCCTGCCTCACCCACGGTTACTGGCAGGATATCGGCAGCCCCCAGAAATACCTCGAAGCCAGCTTCGGCATCATCTCCGGCAGGACGAAAATGCCCGGCTACCCCCAGAAGGCGTGCCCCCCGAACAACTGGAAGAAGCAGGAGGTCTCCATCGACGCCTTCTCCATCCTGGATGGAAAATGCGTGATCAAGTCGGGCGTGGCCATCGAAAACTCGGTGCTGGGCGAAGGGTGCCGCATCGAGGAGGGGGCGCTGATCAAGGATTCCGTCATCTGGAGCGGAACACGGATCATGGCGCACGCCCGCATCGAAAAGGCCGTGATCGGGAGGCTGTGCCATATCGGGGAGGGCGCCCGGTTGCGGCCCGGGACGGTCCTGGGGGACAAATCGACCGTCTCCGACTTCAGCATCGTGTAG